In Methylosinus trichosporium OB3b, the sequence TGTCGCCGGCTTTTGCCCTGCGAGCGCGCCGACGCCGCCGACCAGCCGATCATTCGGCTTGCCTTCGCCTTTTTCGCCATGGCAAGCGACGCATCTCGCCTCATAGACCATGCGTCCCTCGCGCGCCGTTCCCGAGCCCGGCGGCAGGCCCACGCCGTCCGGGCCGACGCTGATGTCGAAGCGCGCGATTTCGCTCGGCGCAGCTGATCGACCGAGCCCGGGTCCTTCGGCTCGCGCGGCCGCACAGGCCAAAGCGAGCAGCAGCGCCAGAGCGGCGGGCTCACGCATAGACATGCGTCACCCTTCCGCTCGCAGCGACACCCCAGCTCGCGATCCCGTTGAAGTGATAGAGCGCTCGCGCGCCGCGACGCGCGAGCAGCGCTTCGCGCGTCGGCTGCACATTGCCCTCCTCGTCGGTCGCGCGACTCTGCAGCACGGCGGGTCCTCCGTCCCAGCGCCAGCCGAGCCGAAAGCGCGTCAGCGCCTTCGAAAGGATCGGTTGCTGCAAATGCGCTTCGGCCCAGCTGCGGCCGCCGTCGGCGGACACTTCCACCTTGACGATGCGGCCGGCGCCCGACCAAGCGAGTCCGGAGATCTCATAGAGCCCCGGCTCCTTCAACGACAATTCCGG encodes:
- a CDS encoding c-type cytochrome — encoded protein: MREPAALALLLALACAAARAEGPGLGRSAAPSEIARFDISVGPDGVGLPPGSGTAREGRMVYEARCVACHGEKGEGKPNDRLVGGVGALAGQKPATKTVGSYWPYATTVFDYVRRAMPFDAPKSLRDEDVYAVTAYLLHLNGVIGEDATVDAATLPKIEMPNRNGFAPFAPGD